The proteins below are encoded in one region of Chrysemys picta bellii isolate R12L10 chromosome 4, ASM1138683v2, whole genome shotgun sequence:
- the MPEG1 gene encoding macrophage-expressed gene 1 protein, whose translation MNTLLGALLSWSLVAWVQGAEKPPEPPVAAGFQGCKKALKLPGLEVLPGGGWDNLRNLDMGRVISLGYSLCKTTEDGSYIIPDEVFTIPRKQSNLEINSEIIETWMDYKSAVAASVNTEVSLFSSLNGKFSSDFRKMKTHQVKDQAMTTRVQVRNLVYTAKFDPGAALDKGFRQQLVAIAGHLENNQSRMADYLAEVLVLNYGTHVLTSVDAGASLVQEDQIKSTFVQDNMSARSAITTAAGASFHSIINFSVSESLSMENSFTKHYLSNRTNSRVESIGGVPFYPGITLKAWQERTTNQLVAIDRSGLPLHFFITPSSLPELPSPTIKKLSRRVELAARRYYTFNTYPGCTDTTSPNFNFHANADDGSCKAAETNFTFGGAYQECVPLWGPDKSVLCQGLEHRNPLTGAFSCPVGYTPVRLSTQEREEGYSHLECHRSCKLLVFCKRVCQDVFWLSKVQFSAFWCMAKSQVPENSGYLFGGLFSSRSVNPLTNAQSCPSGFFQLTLFDQLQLCVSTDYEMGHRYSVPFGGFFSCETGNPLAGSHQGTVNDPYLKRCPAGFSQHLALISDGCQVEYCVQSGIFTGGALPPARLPPYTRPPAMTLVDMETVLVTNADGERSWVKDAQTQMWRLGDPTETRRAAGLGGGGGLSGKETAGVTVAVTTGLAILIALAVYGSRRYKARGYRTVVEGQSLVPDSSTYGTAAELGERCQQDPESQTG comes from the coding sequence ATGAACACGTTGCTGGGGGCGCTCCTCTCTTGGAGCCTGGTGGCCTGGGTGCAAGGAGCAGAGAAGCCTCCGGAGCCGCCAGTTGCTGCTGGGTTTCAGGGGTGTAAGAAAGCCCTGAAGCTCCCTGGGCTGGAGGTACTGCCGGGCGGGGGCTGGGACAACCTCAGGAACCTGGATATGGGGAGAGTGATCAGCCTGGGCTACTCGCTGTGCAAAACCACAGAGGACGGGTCCTACATCATCCCAGATGAGGTCTTCACCATTCCCCGCAAGCAGAGCAACCTGGAGATCAACTCGGAGATCATAGAAACTTGGATGGACTACAAGAGCGCCGTCGCTGCCTCCGTCAACACCGAGGtctccctcttctcctctctcAACGGCAAGTTCTCCAGCGACTTCCGCAAGATGAAGACCCACCAGGTGAAGGACCAGGCCATGACCACCCGGGTCCAGGTCAGGaacctggtctacactgccaagTTTGACCCCGGGGCAGCCCTGGACAAGGGCTTCCGCCAGCAGCTGGTGGCCATCGCTGGGCACCTGGAGAACAACCAGAGCCGGATGGCAGACTACTTGGCAGAGGTGCTGGTGCTGAACTATGGTACCCATGTCCTTACCTCGGTGGATGCTGGCGCCAGCCTGGTGCAAGAGGATCAGATCAAATCCACCTTTGTCCAGGACAACATGTCCGCACGGAGTGCCATCACCACCGCAGCTGGGGCCTCCTTCCACAGCATCATCAACTTCAGTGTCAGCGAGTCACTGAGCATGGAGAACTCCTTCACCAAGCACTACCTGTCCAACCGCACCAACTCCAGGGTGGAGAGCATTGGTGGCGTGCCCTTCTACCCAGGGATCACCCTCAAGGCCTGGCAAGAGCGCACCACCAACCAGCTGGTGGCTATTGACCGCTCTGGCTTGCCCTTGCATTTCTTCATCACGCCCAGCAGCCTGCCGGAGCTACCCAGCCCCACAATAAAGAAGCTCTCCCGGAGGGTGGAGTTAGCTGCCCGCCGCTACTACACCTTCAACACCTACCCCGGCTGCACCGACACCACCTCGCCAAACTTCAACTTCCACGCCAATGCCGACGACGGCTCCTGCAAAGCGGCTGAGACCAACTTTACCTTCGGGGGCGCCTACCAGGAGTGCGTCCCACTGTGGGGCCCGGATAAATCAGTCCTCTGCCAGGGGCTAGAACACAGGAACCCGCTCACCGGGGCGTTCTCCTGCCCTGTGGGCTACACCCCGGTGCGACTGAGCACCCAGGAGCGGGAGGAAGGCTACAGCCATCTGGAGTGCCACCGCTCCTGTAAGCTGCTGGTGTTCTGCAAGAGAGTGTGCCAGGATGTGTTCTGGCTGTCCAAGGTCCAGTTCAGCGCCTTCTGGTGCATGGCAAAAAGCCAGGTCCCTGAAAACTCGGGGTACCTCTTTGGGGGTCTCTTCAGCTCTCGGAGCGTCAATCCCTTGACCAACGCCCAGTCTTGCCCCTCCGGCTTCTTTCAGCTGACGCTCTTCGACCAGCTCCAGCTGTGCGTTAGCACAGACTACGAGATGGGGCACAGGTACTCCGTGCCCTTTGGGGGGTTCTTCAGCTGCGAGACAGGGAACCCCCTGGCGGGGTCCCACCAGGGGACCGTGAATGACCCCTACCTAAAGCGCTGCCCAGCGGGATTCAGCCAGCACCTGGCTCTGATCAGCGACGGCTGCCAagtggagtactgcgtccagtctGGGATCTTCACTGGAGGGGCCCTGCCCCCGGCGCGGCTCCCTCCCTACACCCGCCCACCTGCCATGACCCTGGTGGACATGGAGACTGTCCTGGTGACCAATGCCGACGGAGAGCGCTCCTGGGTCAAAGACGCCCAGACCCAGATGTGGCGGCTCGGGGATCCCACTGAGACGCGCCgcgctgcagggctgggtggtggagggggcctGTCGGGCAAGGAGACAGCCGGCGTCACGGTGGCCGTCACCACCGGCCTGGCCATCCTCATCGCCCTGGCTGTCTACGGCTCCCGGCGGTACAAGGCCAGGGGTTACCGCACGGTGGTGGAGGGGCAGAGCCTGGTACCAGACAGCTCCACGTATGGTACCGCTGCCGAGCTGGGGGAGAGATGCCAGCAAGACCCAGAGAGCCAGACAGGTTAA